Proteins encoded in a region of the Drosophila sechellia strain sech25 chromosome 2L, ASM438219v1, whole genome shotgun sequence genome:
- the LOC6611757 gene encoding serine-rich adhesin for platelets isoform X3, whose translation MEVATTNNHSQSHHHHHHLQPTAVVGAAGGSRSPFQREVREWQRIDPNTGALFSGRLEADRWINGPLNSYGKKSSSSISSQSSNNSNLTTATQAASNTHRSAGKISLHAIVGPESSSSSSSTPSSAVWPKQADLYGQLPSGVGGSGGAGGADVAVAPPTQRRDLESFRHYNDDYDDDNLRLTARHQRRQQVSQSVYAPPVPSIGSTLLQRSRSISTDDLSNDWEREDPAEQPVGEWRRVSKLRRSFQSQDHYKSPATSARPRPLDLPSNSVSVARLRAELENGRRLHTAMRNNHVDLAALDNILNTPSAKPTVAKRNTFLTAESLQEIRGKLKKLSDESLYKEDFLAYHQKKPVVVREISVEKADPAPPSQSTPSAFRPVHNTHSLESRQRQKDTSSSEWHLRRKSYGFEKMSPPEDKSIFRVDASTDSGLGRSGEQLGNWSPTERERERNEKNADAAQQQNGVGTIVHFGRSMKPIIPSSSPTEGELSKRHSIAVEETWRDVRKTSQIHVNGGTAVSSTSHTTTSHLSKGSAQKRVEFCKTEVHFAAESGRVNIVETDGKPPPTQNFRRRRRSNTTTTTSGPLQSLVKSASAVGGGSSTSSTASSEVTHFGDDSQRRKTIATSTVAYRATLMDPPEVVSQPISSSSNSTASSTQVTVTTVAKPVHEPRYSLMESTSRNSYTSTSGVDTTDNETDELSNIRGILKNKPVKPKPYHLGENIESADVLWSVPAMKADRESPSARDSGITSDSPISPKSVAERIRIVEQRQQQQQSSPAGNGYSTKINVSLGSEDWAESGTAMHHHPSLKYRQHRRPSAQELLLEDLRQHQRILDEGLKSTSLIMRTMRSASEFDEAMRRLSIASIESALVQPTIVVPTPMLRSHSYQEEGSYSSSRRPSTISTTSITSSDLFGSALYDSLPRTPLAPPRLKLLGNTQIPVSQQLTQLRRLYDAAEQDQEDSADEEVKRYFRDSNSDSGGGTQGSSSPDQQPTEAFKGSEYSSSWSRLKAKRTIWKIEAQDQMLKRADLPKSNVMNIALHAPQIEKPKATPPTLRIGQLIPVAKPRTLFIQPQIQGQSTIDNADESGSESLKIVKEARGARKLREHELSYFGVQQKQQQQTKLSTTTTTNPRRTLPSRSKVSHSDEVKANTTTTTKWQLLNDRPDLLRHSSPHHNDIGTTNDYHHDDDDLDEDEEHCYENIATELTTTFRVKSPAHSPDRSRSPGSYERKTDLQRDAQILSEMTRNADQTLKALSDEAAIKDQRRRSCSLQRRSAKPLETIDEKVKVYPQSMGVARGTFASEARRNSRQSTPSPSRARSSSQSSIECCPRDRSRSSSRESMTHGGGSSDDQVASKQRAERLRMRTPKREKSRHEPIEVRVHRNSSKPRSSSSATGAGSSSLESKRSSHHSRHSREMDQSTETKTSSSSRLIRSSRVADESRSRQTSHRDREKERDRERSRGSEKHRDELTRSRGHSSRSRHSEHPSSGTRESSRPSKTRSSRSSHDSATIHKKSTTSTTASSKASKTTAHKPSASASTTTAPPTHHHELTYVYVTNLANTETSEESPEQHSAESVEGPSKEADYASIDEVESVTKAPQPPPRSKRKRSLIPVPVNPPASYEYRTKLQMIPPSYSNQSTLRCRSVARKKPSLKATQSTSSSFAFLPYLPAKRNSSVSHVYDNYLLYATSEELGKADKLRPYQNNLSNEHAQLFGASATGAAAREGRGRLSGWPKRLKMRQVRSSVSTHQPFGICTCS comes from the exons AAAAGCAGTTCGAGCATTTCCAGCCAGAGCAGCAACAATTCGAACCTAACAACTGCAACACAAGCGGCGAGCAACACCCACAGAAGTGCGGGCAAAATAAGCCTACATGCAATTGTGGGACcagaatcatcatcatcatcatcatcaacgcCGTCGTCAGCGGTTTGGCCCAAGCAGGCTGACTTATATGGCCAGCTCCCAAGTGGCGTGGGTGGTTCTGGTGGAGCTGGTGGTGCTGACGTAGCTGTTGCCCCGCCAACGCAGCGTCGTGATTTGGAAAGTTTCCGGCATTATAACGATGACTACGACGACGACAATCTGCG ACTCACCGCTCGCCACCAGCGTCGCCAGCAGGTGTCCCAGTCGGTCTACGCCCCTCCAGTGCCCTCGATAGGATCCACGCTGCTCCAGCGGTCCCGCTCCATTTCCACGGATGATCTCAGCAACGACTGGGAGCGAGAGGATCCCGCCGAACAGCCGGTGGGTGAGTGGCGTAGGGTCAGCAAGCTGCGGCGCTCCTTTCAGTCGCAGGATCACTACAAGAGTCCGGCGACCTCGGCCCGACCTCGACCCCTGGATTTGCCGAGTAATTCGGTGAGCGTTGCCCGTCTGCGAGCGGAACTGGAGAACGGTCGTCGCCTTCACACGGCCATGCGGAATAATCACGTGGATCTGGCCGCTCTGGACAACATATTGAACACTCCCTCGGCCAAACCCACGGTGGCCAAGAGGAACACATTCCTTACGGCCGAGTCCCTGCAGGAAATACGCGGCAAGCTAAAGAAGCTTTCGGACGAGAGTCTCTACAAAGAGGACTTCCTGGCCTATCACCAAAAGAAGCCAGTCGTAGTGCGGGAGATCAGCGTGGAAAAAGCAGATCCTGCGCCGCCGTCTCAATCTACTCCCTCGGCCTTTCGACCCGTTCACAATACGCACAGCTTGGAGTCACGCCAGCGACAGAAGGACACCAGTTCCAGTGAGTGGCATCTGCGGCGCAAGTCCTACGGCTTCGAGAAGATGTCGCCGCCGGAGGATAAGAGCATCTTCCGTGTGGACGCCTCCACGGACAGTGGCCTGGGCAGATCCGGTGAGCAACTTGGCAACTGGTCGCCCACCGAAAGGGAGCGGGAGAGGAACGAAAAGAATGCAGATGCGGCACAACAACAGAATGGAGTTGGCACCATTGTTCATTTTGGCAGGTCCATGAAACCCATCATCCCGTCATCCAGCCCCACAGAGGGGGAGCTGAGTAAACGCCATTCGATAGCCGTGGAGGAAACCTGGCGTGATGTCCGCAAAACCTCGCAGATTCATGTGAATGGAGGCACTGCCGTTTCCAGCACCTCCCACACCACCACCAGTCACCTGAGCAAAGGTAGCGCCCAGAAGCGAGTGGAGTTCTGCAAGACGGAGGTGCACTTTGCCGCCGAATCGGGTCGCGTTAATATTGTTGAGACCGACGGCAAGCCGCCGCCAACGCAAAACTTTCGCCGTCGCCGCCGctccaacaccaccaccaccaccagtgGTCCACTGCAGAGTCTGGTTAAGTCAGCCAGTGCCGTCGGAGGAGGGAGCTCTACCAGCAGCACTGCGAGCAGCGAGGTGACCCACTTTGGTGACGATTCACAGCGGCGCAAGACGATAGCCACCAGCACAGTGGCCTACCGAGCCACTCTCATGGATCCGCCGGAGGTGGTTAGCCAGCCG ATTTCCAGTAGCAGTAACAGCACCGCCAGCAGCACTCAAGTGACGGTGACCACGGTGGCCAAGCCGGTTCACGAGCCACGTTACAGTCTGATGGAGTCCACGTCGCGGAACAGTTACACCTCCACCAGTGGCGTGGATACGACGGACAACGAGACGGACGAGCTATCTAATATTCGGGGGATCCTGAAGAACAAGCCTGTTAAGCCGAAACCCTATCACCTGGGCGAGAACATAGAGAGTGCCGACGTCCTTTGGAGTGTTCCGGCCATGAAAGCGGATCGGGAGAGTCCTTCGGCAAGGGATAGTG GAATCACCAGTGATTCACCCATTAGTCCCAAGTCTGTGGCCGAAAGGATTCGCATCGTAGAGCAgcgccaacagcagcagcaatcctCACCAGCTGGCAATGGGTACTCGACCAAGATCAATGTGAGCCTGGGCTCAGAGGATTGGGCTGAATCAG GCACTGCAATGCATCACCATCCCAGTTTGAAATACCGCCAACACCGACGACCCAGTGCCCAGGAGCTGTTGCTGGAGGATCTGCGCCAGCATCAGCGCATCCTGGACGAGGGATTAAAGTCCACATCGCTGATTATGAGGACCATGCGATCGGCCAGTGAATTCGATGAGGCCATGCGTCGCCTGAGCATAGCTTCGATTGAGTCCGCCTTGGTTCAACCCACTATAGTGGTGCCCACGCCCATGCTGCGATCGCACAGTTACCAGGAGGAGGGATCCTACTCCTCCTCGCGCCGTCCCTCCACCATATCCACCACCTCCATTACGAGCAGCGATCTATTCGGAAGCGCGTTGTATGACTCCCTGCCCCGAACTCCGTTGGCTCCGCCTCGGCTGAAATTGCTGGGAAACACCCAAATCCCGGTGAGCCAGCAGTTGACTCAACTGCGAAGGCTTTACGATGCCGCCGAGCAGGATCAGGAAGACAGTGCCGATGAGGAGGTGAAGCGGTACTTCCGGGACAGCAACAGTGACAGTGGTGGAGGAACCCAGGGTAGTTCCTCGCCAGACCAGCAGCCGACAGAGGCGTTCAAGGGCAGCGAGTACTCCAGCAGCTGGAGTCGCCTCAAAGCCAAGAGAACCATCTGGAAAATTGAGGCACAGGATCAGATGCTGAAGCGAGCAG ATCTTCCCAAGTCCAATGTGATGAATATAGCGCTCCATGCTCCCCAAATCGAGAAACCTAAGGCAACTCCGCCCACCCTACGAATTGGCCAACTGATACCAGTGGCCAAGCCAAGAACCCTCTTCATTCAGCCGCAAATCCAAGGGCAGTCTACCATAGATAATGCCGATGAATCGGGCAGCGAGTCCTTGAAGATTGTGAAGGAAGCACGCGGTGCTCGCAAGTTGCGCGAACACGAACTCTCCTACTTTGGAGttcagcagaagcagcaacagcaaacaaaGCTCTCCACAACGACCACGACAAATCCCAGAAGGACACTGCCCAGTCGCAGTAAAGTGAGCCACAGTGATGAGGTGAAGGCAAACACCACGACCACGACCAAGTGGCAACTGCTCAACGATCGACCCGACCTACTGAGGCACAGCAGTCCCCACCATAACGACATCGGCACTACCAACGACTATCaccacgatgatgatgatctgGATGAGGACGAGGAGCACTGTTACGAGAACATAGCCACCGAACTGACCACCACCTTCAGGGTCAAGTCACCAGCCCACTCGCCGGACAGATCCCGATCGCCGGGCAGCTATGAGCGGAAGACCGACCTGCAGAGAGACGCCCAGATCCTAAGCGAAATGACCCGAAACGCTGATCAGACTTTGAAG GCTCTCTCCGACGAGGCAGCCATCAAGGATCAGCGGCGCAGATCTTGTTCCCTGCAGCGGCGCAGCGCCAAACCTTTAGAGACCATTGACGAGAAGGTTAAGGTATACCCTCAATCGATGGGTGTGGCCCGTGGCACCTTCGCCTCTGAGGCGCGCCGAAACTCCAGGCAGTCGACTCCTTCGCCGTCGAGAGCTCGCAGCTCATCGCAGTCTTCCATCGAGTGTTGTCCACGTGATCGGTCCCGCTCCAGTTCGCGGGAGTCCATGACTCACGGCGGCGGATCTTCCGACGACCAAGTGGCCAGCAAGCAGCGAGCCGAACGTCTGCGCATGCGCACCCCCAAGCGAGAGAAGTCGCGCCATGAGCCAATCGAAGTTCGGGTCCATCGGAACAGCAGCAAGCCAAGGAGCAGTTCCAGTGCCACTGGAGCAGGGTCATCTTCCCTTGAGTCGAAGCGAAGCTCTCATCACAGTCGCCACAGCCGGGAGATGGATCAATCCACTGAGACCAAGACCTCATCTTCCAGTCGCTTGATAAGATCCTCCCGGGTGGCGGATGAAAGTCGCTCGCGGCAGACCAGCCATCGGGATCGAGAGAAGGAACGCGATCGGGAACGCTCCCGAGGCTCCGAGAAACACCGCGATGAACTCACGCGCTCCAGGG GTCACTCCAGTCGCTCTAGGCACAGTGAGCACCCGTCGTCGGGAACCCGGGAGAGCAGTCGGCCAAGTAAGACGAGATCGAGTCGCAGTAGCCACGACTCGGCAACGATACACAAAAAGTCGACCACGAGCACAACAGCCAGTTCGAAAGCATCGAAAACCACAGCGCATAAACCATCTGCATCTGCCAGCACCACCACAGCACCACCCACGCACCACCACGAACTGACGTACGTATACGTAACGAATTTAGCCAATACCGAAACCAGCGAGGAGTCACCGGAACAGCATAGTGCCGAAAGCGTCGAGGGGCCCTCAAAAGAGGCGGACTACGCGAGCATTGATGAGGTAGAGTCGGTGACGAAAGCACCGCAGCCACCGCCGCGCAGCAAACGAAAGAGATCCCTAATCCCAGTCCCGGTGAATCCGCCCGCCAGCTATGAGTATCGCACCAAGCTGCAGATGATACCGCCCAGCTACTCGAATCAGTCCACCCTGAGGTGTCGCAGTGTGGCCCGCAAGAAACCCTCCCTGAAGGCCACCCAATCGACCAGCTCGAGCTTCGCCTTCCTGCCCTATTTGCCGGCCAAACGGAACTCGAGTGTTAGCCATGTCTATGACAACTATCTGCTGTATGCCACCAGCGAGGAGCTGGGTAAGGCGGACAAGCTGCGTCCCTACCAAAACAATCTGAGCAATGAACATGCGCAGCTTTTTGGTGCCTCGGCGACAGGGGCGGCTGCTCGAGAGGGGCGTGGCCGGCTGAGCGGCTGGCCAAAAAGGCTGAAAATGCGACAAGTGCGCAGCAGTGTGTCCACCCACCAGCCATTCGGCATCTGCACATGTTCATAG
- the LOC6611757 gene encoding serine-rich adhesin for platelets isoform X7, which translates to MEVATTNNHSQSHHHHHHLQPTAVVGAAGGSRSPFQREVREWQRIDPNTGALFSGRLEADRWINGPLNSYGKKSSSSISSQSSNNSNLTTATQAASNTHRSAGKISLHAIVGPESSSSSSSTPSSAVWPKQADLYGQLPSGVGGSGGAGGADVAVAPPTQRRDLESFRHYNDDYDDDNLRLTARHQRRQQVSQSVYAPPVPSIGSTLLQRSRSISTDDLSNDWEREDPAEQPVGEWRRVSKLRRSFQSQDHYKSPATSARPRPLDLPSNSVSVARLRAELENGRRLHTAMRNNHVDLAALDNILNTPSAKPTVAKRNTFLTAESLQEIRGKLKKLSDESLYKEDFLAYHQKKPVVVREISVEKADPAPPSQSTPSAFRPVHNTHSLESRQRQKDTSSSEWHLRRKSYGFEKMSPPEDKSIFRVDASTDSGLGRSGEQLGNWSPTERERERNEKNADAAQQQNGVGTIVHFGRSMKPIIPSSSPTEGELSKRHSIAVEETWRDVRKTSQIHVNGGTAVSSTSHTTTSHLSKGSAQKRVEFCKTEVHFAAESGRVNIVETDGKPPPTQNFRRRRRSNTTTTTSGPLQSLVKSASAVGGGSSTSSTASSEVTHFGDDSQRRKTIATSTVAYRATLMDPPEVVSQPISSSSNSTASSTQVTVTTVAKPVHEPRYSLMESTSRNSYTSTSGVDTTDNETDELSNIRGILKNKPVKPKPYHLGENIESADVLWSVPAMKADRESPSARDSGITSDSPISPKSVAERIRIVEQRQQQQQSSPAGNGYSTKINVSLGSEDWAESGTAMHHHPSLKYRQHRRPSAQELLLEDLRQHQRILDEGLKSTSLIMRTMRSASEFDEAMRRLSIASIESALVQPTIVVPTPMLRSHSYQEEGSYSSSRRPSTISTTSITSSDLFGSALYDSLPRTPLAPPRLKLLGNTQIPVSQQLTQLRRLYDAAEQDQEDSADEEVKRYFRDSNSDSGGGTQGSSSPDQQPTEAFKGSEYSSSWSRLKAKRTIWKIEAQDQMLKRADLPKSNVMNIALHAPQIEKPKATPPTLRIGQLIPVAKPRTLFIQPQIQGQSTIDNADESGSESLKIVKEARGARKLREHELSYFGVQQKQQQQTKLSTTTTTNPRRTLPSRSKVSHSDEVKANTTTTTKWQLLNDRPDLLRHSSPHHNDIGTTNDYHHDDDDLDEDEEHCYENIATELTTTFRVKSPAHSPDRSRSPGSYERKTDLQRDAQILSEMTRNADQTLKALSDEAAIKDQRRRSCSLQRRSAKPLETIDEKVKVYPQSMGVARGTFASEARRNSRQSTPSPSRARSSSQSSIECCPRDRSRSSSRESMTHGGGSSDDQVASKQRAERLRMRTPKREKSRHEPIEVRVHRNSSKPRSSSSATGAGSSSLESKRSSHHSRHSREMDQSTETKTSSSSRLIRSSRVADESRSRQTSHRDREKERDRERSRGSEKHRDELTRSRGHSSRSRHSEHPSSGTRESSRPSKTRSSRSSHDSATIHKKSTTSTTASSKASKTTAHKPSASASTTTAPPTHHHELTHGKSTLNGHQHHQHQHSSSGKHQGSGHGHREQQPHHVHSLTTSTMASSRHPRDRHGKDRK; encoded by the exons AAAAGCAGTTCGAGCATTTCCAGCCAGAGCAGCAACAATTCGAACCTAACAACTGCAACACAAGCGGCGAGCAACACCCACAGAAGTGCGGGCAAAATAAGCCTACATGCAATTGTGGGACcagaatcatcatcatcatcatcatcaacgcCGTCGTCAGCGGTTTGGCCCAAGCAGGCTGACTTATATGGCCAGCTCCCAAGTGGCGTGGGTGGTTCTGGTGGAGCTGGTGGTGCTGACGTAGCTGTTGCCCCGCCAACGCAGCGTCGTGATTTGGAAAGTTTCCGGCATTATAACGATGACTACGACGACGACAATCTGCG ACTCACCGCTCGCCACCAGCGTCGCCAGCAGGTGTCCCAGTCGGTCTACGCCCCTCCAGTGCCCTCGATAGGATCCACGCTGCTCCAGCGGTCCCGCTCCATTTCCACGGATGATCTCAGCAACGACTGGGAGCGAGAGGATCCCGCCGAACAGCCGGTGGGTGAGTGGCGTAGGGTCAGCAAGCTGCGGCGCTCCTTTCAGTCGCAGGATCACTACAAGAGTCCGGCGACCTCGGCCCGACCTCGACCCCTGGATTTGCCGAGTAATTCGGTGAGCGTTGCCCGTCTGCGAGCGGAACTGGAGAACGGTCGTCGCCTTCACACGGCCATGCGGAATAATCACGTGGATCTGGCCGCTCTGGACAACATATTGAACACTCCCTCGGCCAAACCCACGGTGGCCAAGAGGAACACATTCCTTACGGCCGAGTCCCTGCAGGAAATACGCGGCAAGCTAAAGAAGCTTTCGGACGAGAGTCTCTACAAAGAGGACTTCCTGGCCTATCACCAAAAGAAGCCAGTCGTAGTGCGGGAGATCAGCGTGGAAAAAGCAGATCCTGCGCCGCCGTCTCAATCTACTCCCTCGGCCTTTCGACCCGTTCACAATACGCACAGCTTGGAGTCACGCCAGCGACAGAAGGACACCAGTTCCAGTGAGTGGCATCTGCGGCGCAAGTCCTACGGCTTCGAGAAGATGTCGCCGCCGGAGGATAAGAGCATCTTCCGTGTGGACGCCTCCACGGACAGTGGCCTGGGCAGATCCGGTGAGCAACTTGGCAACTGGTCGCCCACCGAAAGGGAGCGGGAGAGGAACGAAAAGAATGCAGATGCGGCACAACAACAGAATGGAGTTGGCACCATTGTTCATTTTGGCAGGTCCATGAAACCCATCATCCCGTCATCCAGCCCCACAGAGGGGGAGCTGAGTAAACGCCATTCGATAGCCGTGGAGGAAACCTGGCGTGATGTCCGCAAAACCTCGCAGATTCATGTGAATGGAGGCACTGCCGTTTCCAGCACCTCCCACACCACCACCAGTCACCTGAGCAAAGGTAGCGCCCAGAAGCGAGTGGAGTTCTGCAAGACGGAGGTGCACTTTGCCGCCGAATCGGGTCGCGTTAATATTGTTGAGACCGACGGCAAGCCGCCGCCAACGCAAAACTTTCGCCGTCGCCGCCGctccaacaccaccaccaccaccagtgGTCCACTGCAGAGTCTGGTTAAGTCAGCCAGTGCCGTCGGAGGAGGGAGCTCTACCAGCAGCACTGCGAGCAGCGAGGTGACCCACTTTGGTGACGATTCACAGCGGCGCAAGACGATAGCCACCAGCACAGTGGCCTACCGAGCCACTCTCATGGATCCGCCGGAGGTGGTTAGCCAGCCG ATTTCCAGTAGCAGTAACAGCACCGCCAGCAGCACTCAAGTGACGGTGACCACGGTGGCCAAGCCGGTTCACGAGCCACGTTACAGTCTGATGGAGTCCACGTCGCGGAACAGTTACACCTCCACCAGTGGCGTGGATACGACGGACAACGAGACGGACGAGCTATCTAATATTCGGGGGATCCTGAAGAACAAGCCTGTTAAGCCGAAACCCTATCACCTGGGCGAGAACATAGAGAGTGCCGACGTCCTTTGGAGTGTTCCGGCCATGAAAGCGGATCGGGAGAGTCCTTCGGCAAGGGATAGTG GAATCACCAGTGATTCACCCATTAGTCCCAAGTCTGTGGCCGAAAGGATTCGCATCGTAGAGCAgcgccaacagcagcagcaatcctCACCAGCTGGCAATGGGTACTCGACCAAGATCAATGTGAGCCTGGGCTCAGAGGATTGGGCTGAATCAG GCACTGCAATGCATCACCATCCCAGTTTGAAATACCGCCAACACCGACGACCCAGTGCCCAGGAGCTGTTGCTGGAGGATCTGCGCCAGCATCAGCGCATCCTGGACGAGGGATTAAAGTCCACATCGCTGATTATGAGGACCATGCGATCGGCCAGTGAATTCGATGAGGCCATGCGTCGCCTGAGCATAGCTTCGATTGAGTCCGCCTTGGTTCAACCCACTATAGTGGTGCCCACGCCCATGCTGCGATCGCACAGTTACCAGGAGGAGGGATCCTACTCCTCCTCGCGCCGTCCCTCCACCATATCCACCACCTCCATTACGAGCAGCGATCTATTCGGAAGCGCGTTGTATGACTCCCTGCCCCGAACTCCGTTGGCTCCGCCTCGGCTGAAATTGCTGGGAAACACCCAAATCCCGGTGAGCCAGCAGTTGACTCAACTGCGAAGGCTTTACGATGCCGCCGAGCAGGATCAGGAAGACAGTGCCGATGAGGAGGTGAAGCGGTACTTCCGGGACAGCAACAGTGACAGTGGTGGAGGAACCCAGGGTAGTTCCTCGCCAGACCAGCAGCCGACAGAGGCGTTCAAGGGCAGCGAGTACTCCAGCAGCTGGAGTCGCCTCAAAGCCAAGAGAACCATCTGGAAAATTGAGGCACAGGATCAGATGCTGAAGCGAGCAG ATCTTCCCAAGTCCAATGTGATGAATATAGCGCTCCATGCTCCCCAAATCGAGAAACCTAAGGCAACTCCGCCCACCCTACGAATTGGCCAACTGATACCAGTGGCCAAGCCAAGAACCCTCTTCATTCAGCCGCAAATCCAAGGGCAGTCTACCATAGATAATGCCGATGAATCGGGCAGCGAGTCCTTGAAGATTGTGAAGGAAGCACGCGGTGCTCGCAAGTTGCGCGAACACGAACTCTCCTACTTTGGAGttcagcagaagcagcaacagcaaacaaaGCTCTCCACAACGACCACGACAAATCCCAGAAGGACACTGCCCAGTCGCAGTAAAGTGAGCCACAGTGATGAGGTGAAGGCAAACACCACGACCACGACCAAGTGGCAACTGCTCAACGATCGACCCGACCTACTGAGGCACAGCAGTCCCCACCATAACGACATCGGCACTACCAACGACTATCaccacgatgatgatgatctgGATGAGGACGAGGAGCACTGTTACGAGAACATAGCCACCGAACTGACCACCACCTTCAGGGTCAAGTCACCAGCCCACTCGCCGGACAGATCCCGATCGCCGGGCAGCTATGAGCGGAAGACCGACCTGCAGAGAGACGCCCAGATCCTAAGCGAAATGACCCGAAACGCTGATCAGACTTTGAAG GCTCTCTCCGACGAGGCAGCCATCAAGGATCAGCGGCGCAGATCTTGTTCCCTGCAGCGGCGCAGCGCCAAACCTTTAGAGACCATTGACGAGAAGGTTAAGGTATACCCTCAATCGATGGGTGTGGCCCGTGGCACCTTCGCCTCTGAGGCGCGCCGAAACTCCAGGCAGTCGACTCCTTCGCCGTCGAGAGCTCGCAGCTCATCGCAGTCTTCCATCGAGTGTTGTCCACGTGATCGGTCCCGCTCCAGTTCGCGGGAGTCCATGACTCACGGCGGCGGATCTTCCGACGACCAAGTGGCCAGCAAGCAGCGAGCCGAACGTCTGCGCATGCGCACCCCCAAGCGAGAGAAGTCGCGCCATGAGCCAATCGAAGTTCGGGTCCATCGGAACAGCAGCAAGCCAAGGAGCAGTTCCAGTGCCACTGGAGCAGGGTCATCTTCCCTTGAGTCGAAGCGAAGCTCTCATCACAGTCGCCACAGCCGGGAGATGGATCAATCCACTGAGACCAAGACCTCATCTTCCAGTCGCTTGATAAGATCCTCCCGGGTGGCGGATGAAAGTCGCTCGCGGCAGACCAGCCATCGGGATCGAGAGAAGGAACGCGATCGGGAACGCTCCCGAGGCTCCGAGAAACACCGCGATGAACTCACGCGCTCCAGGG GTCACTCCAGTCGCTCTAGGCACAGTGAGCACCCGTCGTCGGGAACCCGGGAGAGCAGTCGGCCAAGTAAGACGAGATCGAGTCGCAGTAGCCACGACTCGGCAACGATACACAAAAAGTCGACCACGAGCACAACAGCCAGTTCGAAAGCATCGAAAACCACAGCGCATAAACCATCTGCATCTGCCAGCACCACCACAGCACCACCCACGCACCACCACGAACTGAC ACACGGTAAAAGCACTCTGAATGGACACCAGCATCATCAGCACCagcacagcagcagcggcaagcATCAGGGATCTGGACATGGCCATCGGGAGCAGCAGCCACACCATGTCCACAGCCTGACCACCTCGACGATGGCGAGTAGCAGGCATCCGCGGGATCGCCACGGCAAGGATAGGAAATAG